In Candidatus Rokuibacteriota bacterium, a single window of DNA contains:
- a CDS encoding TAXI family TRAP transporter solute-binding subunit — protein sequence MSKRALIAVLTTALVAAFAAGAPAQQSMTWTAGAVGGGWYAISGGMAELLREKAGLNIKVIPGGGTQNPLLVEKGDAELGMGLPPLLGAALRGEDPYPGQKNPSLRALAGNMSLNTFHFYVAADSPYAKMSMEEIVKGKKPIRVAISKPGSSDVWVFEKVMEFYGLCAPGKIDDCYKSWEAAGAKFFRGSYSEQAGAFKDRNVDGTFTFLALPGASITEASVGRDLKLLAFSKPLVDHLSKFGMGAGTIPPGTYPKAANGNEPVATATMGTTITVNAKMPNDTAYLITKTLNDNVDRVRKIHGSLADYDPSKGYLYLGVALHPGAEKYYKEKGWLK from the coding sequence ATGTCGAAGCGCGCGTTGATAGCAGTGCTCACCACGGCCTTGGTCGCCGCCTTCGCGGCCGGCGCCCCGGCCCAGCAGTCCATGACCTGGACGGCCGGCGCCGTCGGGGGCGGCTGGTATGCCATCTCGGGAGGCATGGCCGAGCTCCTCCGCGAGAAGGCCGGGCTCAACATCAAGGTCATCCCCGGCGGCGGCACGCAGAACCCGCTGCTGGTCGAGAAGGGCGACGCCGAGCTCGGCATGGGGCTGCCGCCGCTCCTCGGCGCCGCGCTGCGTGGAGAGGACCCGTACCCCGGGCAGAAGAACCCGAGCCTCCGCGCGCTCGCCGGCAACATGAGCCTCAACACCTTCCACTTCTACGTCGCGGCCGATTCGCCGTACGCCAAGATGTCCATGGAAGAGATCGTCAAGGGCAAGAAGCCCATCCGGGTCGCCATCTCCAAGCCAGGCTCCTCGGACGTCTGGGTCTTCGAGAAGGTGATGGAGTTCTACGGCCTCTGTGCTCCAGGCAAGATCGATGACTGCTACAAGAGCTGGGAGGCGGCGGGCGCCAAGTTCTTCCGCGGCTCGTACAGCGAACAGGCCGGCGCCTTCAAGGACCGGAACGTGGACGGGACCTTCACCTTCCTCGCGCTGCCGGGCGCGTCCATCACGGAGGCCTCGGTCGGGCGCGACTTGAAGCTGCTCGCCTTCTCCAAGCCGCTGGTCGACCACCTCAGCAAGTTCGGCATGGGCGCGGGCACGATTCCGCCCGGGACGTATCCCAAGGCCGCCAACGGCAACGAGCCTGTGGCGACGGCGACCATGGGCACGACGATCACCGTCAACGCCAAGATGCCCAACGACACGGCGTACCTGATCACCAAGACGCTGAACGACAACGTGGACCGGGTGCGGAAGATCCACGGCAGCCTCGCCGACTACGACCCGTCCAAGGGCTACCTCTACCTCGGCGTGGCGCTCCACCCCGGCGCGGAGAAGTACTACAAAGAGAAGGGCTGGCTCAAGTAG
- a CDS encoding aspartate/glutamate racemase family protein has protein sequence MRVKGGQNFFGFSVGILMLDTQFPRIPGDMGNAATFDFPVLYHRVTGASPDRVVRHGQQALLPAFIEGARALEREGVRAVTTNCGFLAKFQAEVAASVSIPVFTSSLMLVPLVHRMLPPGKAVGIMTVDASSLRPEHFTGAGIGKDIPTVVAGMETEKEFTRVMLDDQLELDVEAARQEHLTVVRRMLKAHPEIGAIVLECTNMPPYRADIQAATGLPVFDITTLVRMVHDAVSQGLPPRPAAGS, from the coding sequence GTGAGGGTCAAAGGCGGGCAGAACTTCTTCGGCTTCTCCGTCGGCATCCTCATGCTGGACACGCAGTTCCCGAGGATCCCGGGCGACATGGGCAATGCCGCGACCTTCGACTTTCCCGTCCTCTACCACCGCGTGACCGGCGCGTCGCCCGACCGGGTCGTGCGCCACGGCCAGCAGGCGCTGCTCCCGGCGTTCATCGAGGGCGCCCGCGCCCTCGAGCGCGAGGGGGTCCGCGCCGTCACCACCAACTGCGGCTTCCTCGCCAAGTTCCAGGCCGAGGTGGCGGCGTCGGTCTCCATCCCCGTCTTCACGTCGAGCCTCATGCTCGTGCCCCTCGTTCACCGGATGCTGCCACCGGGCAAGGCCGTGGGCATCATGACCGTCGACGCGTCCTCGCTTCGTCCCGAGCACTTCACCGGCGCCGGGATCGGCAAGGACATCCCGACTGTGGTGGCCGGCATGGAGACGGAGAAGGAGTTCACCCGCGTGATGCTCGACGATCAGCTGGAGCTCGACGTCGAGGCGGCCCGGCAGGAGCACTTGACGGTGGTCCGGCGCATGCTCAAGGCCCACCCCGAGATCGGCGCCATCGTGCTCGAGTGCACCAACATGCCGCCGTACCGCGCGGACATTCAGGCGGCCACGGGTCTGCCGGTCTTCGACATCACGACCCTCGTCCGGATGGTCCACGACGCCGTGAGCCAGGGGCTGCCGCCCCGACCTGCGGCAGGCTCCTGA
- a CDS encoding tetratricopeptide repeat protein, producing MIAEPPLREFAELTGRPDGRVDLARAALAIARWEYPALDVDAYLERLDALARGVDGERRSADPVGRLHRLREYLFVEQGFAGNRADYYDPRNSFLNDVLDRRQGNPITLSLVLMEVGKRLGLAVEGIGLPGHFIAGARLGDSQILLDPFNAGALLTPEACEKLVGRALGRQVALKPENFAAVTRRQFLARMLANLKGIYWQREAWDRVVGVIDRLLVLDPKAAEEWRDRGLAWTKLGEIRRGLVDWERYLTEFPNAADHEAVKGHLRKARQKLAQLN from the coding sequence ATGATCGCCGAGCCGCCGCTTCGCGAGTTCGCCGAGCTCACAGGGAGGCCCGACGGCCGCGTCGATCTGGCGAGGGCGGCGCTGGCCATCGCCCGCTGGGAGTACCCCGCGCTGGACGTGGACGCGTATCTGGAGCGGCTGGACGCGCTCGCGCGCGGCGTTGATGGGGAGCGCCGCTCGGCCGATCCCGTCGGGCGGCTCCACCGGCTGCGCGAGTACCTCTTCGTGGAGCAGGGATTCGCGGGCAACCGCGCGGACTACTACGACCCTCGCAACAGCTTCCTCAACGACGTCCTCGACCGGCGGCAGGGCAACCCGATCACGCTGAGCCTCGTGCTGATGGAAGTCGGCAAGCGCCTCGGGCTCGCCGTCGAAGGCATAGGGCTGCCGGGCCATTTCATCGCGGGGGCGCGGCTCGGCGACTCGCAGATCCTTCTCGACCCCTTCAACGCGGGCGCGCTGCTGACGCCTGAGGCGTGCGAGAAGCTGGTGGGGCGCGCCCTGGGGCGCCAGGTGGCGCTCAAGCCTGAGAACTTTGCGGCCGTGACCCGGCGACAATTCCTCGCGCGCATGCTCGCCAACCTCAAGGGCATCTACTGGCAGCGCGAGGCTTGGGACCGCGTCGTCGGCGTCATCGACAGGCTTCTCGTGCTCGATCCCAAGGCGGCGGAAGAGTGGCGCGACCGCGGTCTCGCGTGGACCAAGTTGGGCGAGATCCGGCGCGGGCTCGTGGACTGGGAGCGTTACCTGACCGAGTTTCCCAACGCCGCGGACCACGAGGCCGTGAAAGGCCATCTGCGGAAGGCGCGCCAGAAGCTCGCCCAGTTGAACTAA
- a CDS encoding ferritin-like domain-containing protein — MVGTPLAFARTPEELTAALADAPDLVILDLTTGGWDYERFFAALDGAALRPSVLGFTTHVLARDTQPLHARCTRVVTKETLTQELPDLLKTGVAQDRRSGMTAEEFVNDLDGRNQTILKRLDPGSTLKPEVAGDLTVLNLLKVALKNEIEATEIASRWLVTTDDVEVKMAFARQAGDEAKHYRMIADRLRELGFDARGFNPVAKGYGPLFQYLDTLTTTVERVAAGQFTREAIAVVKNRQFIEFCEQAGDKATATLYRDVIEPDEYFHHQLGRSLLLRFAATPDAQEQARRAAARTLSLAEELQQAALKTAGIHHAPGC; from the coding sequence ATGGTCGGTACCCCGCTTGCTTTCGCCCGAACCCCGGAGGAGCTGACGGCAGCGCTCGCCGACGCCCCGGACCTGGTCATCCTCGACCTGACAACCGGGGGCTGGGACTACGAGCGCTTCTTCGCCGCGCTCGACGGCGCGGCGCTGCGCCCGTCGGTGCTGGGCTTCACGACCCACGTCCTTGCCCGCGATACGCAGCCGCTCCACGCCCGGTGCACGCGCGTCGTCACGAAGGAAACGTTGACCCAGGAGCTCCCGGACCTTCTGAAGACCGGCGTGGCTCAAGACCGGCGTAGCGGCATGACGGCCGAAGAGTTCGTCAACGATCTGGATGGACGGAACCAGACGATCCTGAAGCGGCTGGATCCCGGATCCACGCTCAAGCCCGAAGTCGCGGGCGACCTGACGGTGCTGAACCTCCTCAAGGTCGCGCTCAAGAACGAGATCGAGGCGACCGAGATCGCCTCGCGCTGGCTCGTGACCACGGACGACGTCGAGGTGAAGATGGCCTTCGCGCGCCAGGCAGGCGACGAGGCCAAGCACTACCGCATGATCGCCGACCGCCTGCGCGAGCTGGGCTTCGACGCCCGCGGCTTCAACCCCGTCGCCAAGGGCTACGGCCCGCTCTTCCAGTATCTCGACACGCTGACGACGACGGTCGAGCGCGTGGCAGCAGGGCAGTTCACCCGCGAGGCCATCGCCGTCGTGAAGAACCGCCAGTTCATCGAGTTCTGCGAGCAGGCGGGGGACAAGGCGACAGCAACCCTTTACCGCGATGTCATCGAGCCCGATGAGTACTTCCACCACCAGCTGGGCCGCTCGCTCCTGCTCCGCTTTGCCGCCACGCCCGACGCGCAGGAGCAGGCCCGCCGGGCGGCCGCGCGCACGCTGTCGCTGGCGGAAGAGCTCCAGCAGGCGGCGCTCAAGACCGCCGGCATCCACCACGCTCCTGGCTGCTGA
- the def gene encoding peptide deformylase, translating into MAILKVARLGHPVLRQKALPVPVGEIGSPEVQRLIDDMVETMREYNGAGLAAPQVHVLKQICVIEVNENPRYPEAPAIPLTVIINPVLTPLTEEMEDGWEGCLSVPDMRGMVPRYTATRLDAYDREGRRIEGEAKEFFARVIQHEADHLHGMVYLDRMRDLSTLTHLAEWNKHWLGVQEQDN; encoded by the coding sequence ATGGCCATCCTGAAAGTTGCCCGTTTGGGCCACCCGGTGCTGAGGCAGAAGGCGCTGCCGGTGCCTGTCGGCGAGATCGGCTCTCCGGAGGTCCAGCGCCTCATTGACGACATGGTCGAGACCATGCGCGAGTACAACGGCGCCGGCCTCGCCGCCCCGCAGGTGCACGTCCTCAAGCAGATCTGCGTGATCGAGGTCAACGAGAACCCGCGCTATCCGGAGGCGCCCGCCATCCCGCTGACCGTCATTATCAACCCGGTGCTGACGCCGCTGACCGAGGAGATGGAGGACGGTTGGGAAGGCTGCCTCTCCGTGCCCGACATGCGCGGGATGGTGCCGCGGTACACCGCGACGCGGCTCGACGCCTATGACCGCGAGGGACGCCGCATCGAGGGCGAGGCGAAGGAGTTCTTCGCGCGGGTCATCCAGCACGAGGCCGACCACCTCCACGGCATGGTCTACCTGGACCGCATGCGTGACCTCTCGACGCTGACCCATCTCGCCGAGTGGAACAAGCACTGGCTGGGCGTCCAGGAGCAGGACAATTAA
- a CDS encoding response regulator codes for MPPKILIVDDTPHNVKMLVDLLSAKGYATVTAASGQEGLEQVEAERPDLVLLDVMMPGMDGYEVCRRIRANPEYGILPVVMVTALDPARERIKGLEAGADDFLTKPVNMAELVARVRSLLRIKDLYGTVQAQAAELADLNANLEQRVQAQVAQLERLGRLTRFFSPQLAELIMTGGAEDPLKSHRREITVVFVDLRGFTAFAETAPPEDVMSVLHEYHNEMGRLIMEREGTLEHFAGDGLMVFFNDPVEVPDATERAIRMAVAMRGRVEALVPGWRERGYDLHFGVGIANGIATLGAIGFEGRWDYGAIGSVSNLAARLCSEAKPGQILVSRTILSIVEGLVTAEPVGELVLKGFAKPVSAFDVQGLRPQGLPTA; via the coding sequence ATGCCTCCGAAGATCCTCATCGTCGACGACACCCCGCACAACGTGAAGATGCTCGTCGATCTCCTTTCGGCGAAAGGATACGCCACCGTGACCGCGGCGTCCGGCCAGGAGGGGCTCGAACAGGTGGAGGCGGAGCGCCCGGACCTGGTGCTGCTCGACGTCATGATGCCAGGCATGGACGGCTACGAGGTCTGCCGGCGGATCCGCGCGAATCCCGAGTACGGCATCCTGCCCGTGGTGATGGTGACGGCGCTCGACCCGGCCCGCGAGCGTATCAAGGGCCTCGAGGCGGGGGCCGACGACTTCCTGACCAAGCCGGTCAACATGGCCGAGCTGGTCGCGCGGGTGCGCTCGCTGCTGAGGATCAAGGACCTCTACGGCACGGTCCAGGCGCAGGCCGCCGAGCTCGCTGACCTCAACGCCAACCTCGAGCAGCGCGTCCAGGCGCAGGTGGCCCAGCTCGAGCGCCTGGGCAGGCTCACGCGCTTTTTCTCGCCCCAGCTCGCCGAGCTGATCATGACCGGCGGTGCCGAGGACCCGCTCAAGAGCCACCGGCGGGAGATCACGGTGGTCTTCGTGGACCTCCGCGGCTTCACCGCCTTCGCCGAGACGGCTCCGCCCGAGGACGTCATGAGCGTCCTCCACGAGTATCACAACGAGATGGGGCGGCTCATCATGGAACGCGAGGGCACGCTCGAGCACTTCGCGGGCGACGGGCTGATGGTCTTCTTCAACGACCCAGTGGAGGTGCCGGACGCGACCGAGCGGGCCATCCGTATGGCTGTCGCGATGCGCGGGCGCGTGGAGGCGCTGGTGCCCGGGTGGCGGGAGCGCGGCTACGATCTCCACTTCGGCGTGGGCATCGCCAACGGTATCGCGACGCTCGGCGCCATCGGCTTCGAGGGGCGCTGGGACTACGGCGCCATCGGCTCCGTGTCGAACCTGGCGGCGCGGCTCTGCTCGGAGGCCAAGCCCGGCCAGATCCTCGTGTCGCGGACAATCCTGTCCATCGTCGAAGGACTCGTCACGGCCGAGCCGGTGGGCGAGCTCGTGCTCAAGGGGTTCGCCAAGCCGGTCTCCGCCTTCGACGTCCAGGGTCTCCGGCCCCAGGGCCTTCCGACAGCCTAG
- a CDS encoding ATP-binding protein, whose translation MSERAARLLLSHTPLGLLVRAVARLRLSVHFKLLAAFMLVAVLVAVMGAMSLEIITAMSRQSEAMHHAHHRVTASRQAQHALAMQMSYTAMALLLRDEATIGSILRENNRLNSGLAEIENAAPPEELEIIQRIRTAQGDVMATVADVANLVRDGKIDEAMRLQLKEGYPLFQQVEGLVEQVVRIEEDNMARQREATARANHHAFYLMGGFVLASLLLALLLGFVISWSFILPVRAAQGFLGRIAKGDFSTTVTVDNRDEFGALAARMNNMSAELHRLYEEEREAARQLEALNSQLARASQAKSEFLANMSHELRTPMNAILGFTEMILDDIYGDVPPEVRGPIQDVRTCGQQLLRLINDVLDLSKIEAGRMELSLTDYSVQEVVETARTSLRSLAAEKGLDFTAVVQADIPLAYGDGKRITQCLTNLVGNALKFTKQGGVTIRARLDGERVVYSVTDTGIGIPSDQLDHIFGEFRQVDSSISREFGGTGLGLSITKTFVELHGGRIWVESEPGRGSTFHFAIPLRIAEATEAA comes from the coding sequence TTGAGTGAGCGTGCGGCTCGCCTGCTCCTCTCCCACACGCCCCTTGGCCTGCTCGTACGCGCGGTCGCGCGGCTGCGCTTGTCGGTCCATTTCAAGCTCCTGGCCGCCTTCATGCTGGTCGCGGTCCTCGTGGCGGTCATGGGCGCGATGAGCCTTGAGATCATCACCGCCATGTCGAGGCAGAGCGAGGCGATGCACCACGCCCACCACCGGGTCACCGCGTCCCGGCAGGCCCAGCACGCGCTCGCCATGCAGATGAGCTACACGGCCATGGCCCTGCTTCTCCGCGACGAGGCGACCATCGGGAGCATCCTGCGCGAGAACAACCGGCTGAACAGCGGGCTGGCCGAGATCGAGAACGCGGCGCCCCCCGAGGAGCTCGAGATCATCCAGCGCATCCGGACGGCCCAGGGCGATGTCATGGCCACGGTCGCCGACGTCGCCAACCTTGTCCGCGACGGCAAGATCGACGAGGCGATGCGCCTCCAGCTGAAAGAGGGCTATCCGCTCTTCCAGCAGGTCGAGGGCCTCGTCGAGCAGGTCGTGCGGATCGAGGAGGACAACATGGCCCGCCAGCGCGAGGCGACCGCCCGCGCGAACCATCACGCTTTCTACCTGATGGGCGGCTTCGTCCTCGCCTCGCTCCTGCTCGCGCTGCTCCTGGGCTTCGTCATCTCGTGGTCGTTCATCCTGCCGGTGCGCGCGGCCCAGGGCTTCCTCGGCCGCATCGCCAAGGGCGACTTCAGCACGACCGTCACCGTCGACAATCGGGACGAGTTCGGGGCGCTGGCGGCGCGCATGAACAACATGAGCGCCGAGCTCCACCGGCTCTACGAGGAGGAGCGCGAGGCTGCCCGCCAGCTCGAGGCCCTCAACAGCCAGCTCGCCCGGGCGAGCCAGGCCAAGTCCGAGTTCCTGGCGAACATGAGCCACGAGCTCCGCACGCCGATGAACGCCATCCTCGGCTTCACCGAGATGATCCTCGACGACATCTACGGCGACGTGCCCCCGGAGGTGCGCGGCCCCATCCAGGATGTCCGCACCTGCGGGCAGCAACTGCTCCGCCTGATCAACGACGTCCTCGACCTCTCCAAGATCGAGGCCGGCCGGATGGAGCTCTCCTTGACCGACTACTCCGTGCAGGAGGTCGTGGAGACCGCGCGGACGTCGCTCCGCTCGCTCGCCGCCGAGAAGGGTCTCGACTTCACGGCGGTGGTGCAGGCCGATATCCCGCTCGCCTACGGCGACGGCAAGCGCATCACCCAGTGCCTGACTAACCTCGTGGGCAACGCGCTCAAATTCACCAAGCAGGGCGGCGTGACGATCCGCGCCCGCCTCGACGGCGAGCGGGTGGTCTACAGCGTCACCGACACCGGCATCGGCATCCCCAGCGACCAGCTCGACCACATCTTCGGCGAGTTCCGCCAGGTGGACTCGAGCATCAGCCGGGAGTTCGGCGGCACCGGGCTGGGGTTGAGCATCACCAAGACGTTCGTCGAACTCCACGGAGGCCGCATCTGGGTCGAGAGCGAGCCGGGGCGCGGCTCGACGTTCCACTTCGCGATTCCCCTGCGGATCGCAGAAGCTACGGAGGCCGCATGA
- a CDS encoding response regulator has product MSQKKILLVEDNAFNRKIVHDLLARQPYDLMEAHDGEAGVEAARREKPNLIIMDVQLPKLSGLDATRQIRAEPETSKIPIIIVTSFALSGDDKKAMEAGASAYLAKPYSPRQLLEAIRKWVGDA; this is encoded by the coding sequence ATGAGCCAGAAGAAGATCCTGCTCGTCGAAGACAACGCGTTCAACCGGAAGATCGTCCACGACCTGCTCGCCCGCCAGCCCTACGACCTCATGGAGGCCCACGACGGCGAGGCGGGCGTCGAGGCGGCGCGCCGGGAGAAGCCGAACCTGATCATCATGGATGTCCAGTTGCCGAAGTTGTCGGGCCTCGACGCGACCCGGCAGATCCGGGCCGAGCCCGAGACCTCCAAGATTCCGATCATCATCGTCACCTCGTTCGCGCTCAGCGGCGACGACAAGAAGGCCATGGAGGCCGGCGCCTCGGCGTACCTCGCCAAGCCGTACAGCCCGCGGCAGCTGCTGGAGGCCATCCGGAAGTGGGTGGGCGACGCGTGA
- a CDS encoding desulfoferrodoxin family protein, with amino-acid sequence MSTTSRWIAVWAAVTAAAVLAAPQARAGQEEQFTPEYKAVRSAPDPKHTPKIVAPDTVKRGQWFDVTVSVGSASDHPSLGEHFVRYIALYINGSEISRAYLHPVFSFPKVTFTIALDEGGVLKALEEPTHSAAWESSKPIKVTP; translated from the coding sequence ATGAGCACGACCAGCCGATGGATAGCAGTGTGGGCCGCCGTCACCGCGGCCGCCGTCCTCGCCGCCCCGCAGGCCAGGGCCGGGCAGGAGGAGCAGTTCACCCCGGAGTACAAGGCGGTGCGGAGCGCGCCCGATCCCAAGCACACGCCGAAGATCGTGGCGCCGGACACCGTAAAGCGCGGGCAGTGGTTCGACGTCACCGTCAGCGTGGGCTCGGCCAGCGACCACCCGTCGCTCGGGGAGCACTTCGTGCGCTACATCGCGCTCTACATCAACGGCTCGGAGATCTCCCGGGCGTACCTGCACCCGGTCTTCTCCTTCCCCAAGGTCACCTTCACGATCGCCCTCGACGAGGGCGGCGTGCTCAAGGCCCTCGAGGAGCCCACCCACTCGGCAGCGTGGGAATCCTCAAAGCCGATCAAGGTCACGCCCTGA
- a CDS encoding carboxypeptidase regulatory-like domain-containing protein, whose protein sequence is MKGPAGRLMWIVAIALTGCLLLPGAARAASISGVVLNAGPAPDRRQIPINIDQYVCGKSHESDELIVGSNRGLRWAVVSIQPPPAAKWEPSSKPVQMDQQQCLYVPRVVIVPVGGTVEFLNTDRLLHNLHSVSTENPTFNRTQPKGRTIPMMFKKPETVRIDCDLHTWMRAYVVVAEHPFYAVTGSHGEFALDNVPPGKYTLKVWQELLGTVTREVTVGDKDITGVTVEMGKK, encoded by the coding sequence ATGAAAGGCCCCGCCGGCCGGCTGATGTGGATCGTCGCAATCGCACTGACGGGCTGTCTGCTCCTCCCCGGCGCCGCCCGGGCCGCGTCGATCAGCGGTGTCGTCCTCAATGCGGGGCCCGCGCCCGATCGGAGGCAGATCCCCATCAACATTGACCAGTACGTGTGCGGCAAGAGCCATGAGAGCGACGAGCTGATCGTCGGGTCGAACCGGGGCCTCCGCTGGGCGGTCGTGTCGATCCAGCCTCCGCCGGCGGCCAAGTGGGAGCCGTCGTCCAAGCCCGTCCAGATGGACCAGCAGCAGTGTCTCTACGTGCCGAGGGTCGTGATCGTGCCGGTTGGGGGTACGGTCGAGTTCCTCAACACCGACCGGCTCCTCCACAACCTTCACAGCGTCAGCACGGAGAACCCGACGTTCAACCGGACCCAGCCGAAAGGGCGGACGATCCCGATGATGTTCAAGAAGCCCGAGACTGTGAGGATCGACTGCGACCTTCACACCTGGATGCGGGCGTACGTGGTGGTCGCGGAGCACCCCTTCTACGCCGTGACGGGTTCCCACGGCGAGTTCGCGCTCGACAACGTGCCGCCTGGCAAGTACACGCTCAAGGTCTGGCAGGAGCTGCTCGGCACGGTCACCCGCGAGGTGACGGTCGGCGACAAGGACATCACCGGCGTCACTGTGGAGATGGGGAAGAAGTAG
- a CDS encoding TIGR00730 family Rossman fold protein, which produces MIGSVTVFCGSSDAVDPKYFAAAEELGEKLAKRKWRLVYGGGGVGLMGALARAVLGHGGHVTGVIPRALLDLGVGETQVRELVVTDGLRDRKAIMDERGDAFVALPGGLGTMEEVLEALTLKQLGYHGKPVAVLDLDGFFDPLWSQFQRGIDEGFIKPEFLDLWYPAPDVDALLRYLEGYEPHRYGLKWTR; this is translated from the coding sequence GTGATCGGCTCCGTCACGGTGTTCTGCGGCTCGAGCGACGCGGTGGATCCGAAATACTTCGCCGCCGCTGAGGAGCTCGGTGAGAAGCTCGCGAAGCGGAAGTGGCGGCTCGTCTACGGCGGCGGGGGCGTCGGGCTCATGGGCGCGCTGGCGCGCGCGGTGCTCGGCCACGGCGGCCATGTCACCGGGGTCATCCCGCGCGCGCTGCTCGACCTGGGCGTGGGAGAGACGCAGGTCAGGGAGCTTGTCGTCACGGACGGGTTGAGAGACCGGAAGGCGATCATGGACGAGCGGGGGGATGCCTTCGTGGCACTGCCCGGAGGGCTCGGCACGATGGAGGAGGTGCTGGAGGCGCTCACTCTCAAGCAACTGGGTTACCACGGAAAGCCGGTCGCCGTGCTGGACCTCGACGGCTTCTTCGACCCGCTGTGGTCACAGTTCCAGCGGGGGATAGACGAGGGCTTCATCAAGCCGGAGTTTCTCGACCTCTGGTATCCTGCTCCTGACGTGGACGCGCTGCTCCGGTACCTTGAAGGCTACGAGCCGCACCGGTACGGGCTCAAGTGGACCCGGTAG
- the chrA gene encoding chromate efflux transporter, translating into MSGSRSLGALVRLFLRLGFAGFGGPLVHIAIMETEVVERRRWLSKQEFLDGLALCQMLPGPASTQLGVLICHARGGLPGALIGGAAFILPGFCVMLAFTLLYERWGALPALGPVFAGIAPAVVAVILFSAWRLGRSAVARVDMALLYAVGFVLTAWLRFDTALTLILCGAAAAVLRRLAAGGATARAWAMPALMTAAPEVYARLAWLWIKMGALVYGGGYVIIPVVRGEAVQRFGWMSDRVFLDGLALGQMTPGPIVNLSVFVGYQAGGLLGSIVAALGVFAPAFAVVLVAVPLMNRFKHLSWMRNFLAGVNASVVGAIVAATIPLARSAVVSPFTAIVGMASVGILWRFKVDTVWLVLGAGAVGWLWSLAG; encoded by the coding sequence GTGAGCGGCTCGCGCTCCCTCGGCGCCCTGGTCCGTCTCTTCCTGCGCTTGGGCTTCGCCGGCTTCGGCGGGCCGCTCGTCCACATCGCCATCATGGAAACCGAGGTGGTCGAGCGCCGGCGCTGGCTCTCCAAGCAGGAGTTTCTCGACGGGCTGGCGCTGTGCCAGATGCTGCCTGGTCCGGCCTCGACCCAACTGGGCGTGCTGATCTGCCATGCCCGCGGCGGGCTGCCCGGGGCGCTCATCGGCGGCGCGGCCTTCATCTTGCCCGGCTTCTGCGTGATGCTGGCCTTCACGCTCCTCTACGAGCGCTGGGGTGCTCTGCCGGCGCTTGGCCCGGTCTTCGCCGGCATCGCGCCCGCCGTCGTCGCGGTCATCCTCTTCTCGGCCTGGCGTCTCGGGCGCTCCGCGGTGGCGCGGGTGGATATGGCGCTGCTGTACGCGGTGGGCTTCGTACTGACGGCGTGGCTCCGCTTCGACACGGCGCTCACGCTGATCCTGTGCGGCGCGGCGGCCGCCGTCCTCCGACGGCTCGCCGCAGGGGGCGCCACAGCCCGGGCGTGGGCCATGCCCGCGCTGATGACGGCTGCGCCCGAGGTCTACGCGCGCCTGGCCTGGCTCTGGATCAAGATGGGCGCGCTCGTCTACGGCGGCGGCTACGTCATCATCCCGGTAGTGCGCGGCGAAGCCGTCCAGCGCTTCGGCTGGATGTCGGACCGCGTCTTCCTCGACGGGCTGGCCCTCGGTCAGATGACGCCCGGCCCCATCGTCAACCTCTCGGTCTTCGTCGGCTACCAGGCGGGAGGCCTGCTCGGCTCCATCGTGGCGGCGCTCGGCGTCTTCGCGCCGGCCTTCGCCGTGGTCCTGGTCGCCGTGCCGCTCATGAACCGCTTCAAGCACCTGTCGTGGATGAGGAACTTCCTGGCCGGTGTGAACGCCTCGGTGGTCGGCGCCATCGTGGCGGCGACGATCCCGCTGGCGCGGAGCGCGGTGGTCTCGCCGTTCACGGCCATCGTTGGGATGGCGTCGGTCGGTATCCTGTGGCGCTTCAAGGTCGACACGGTGTGGCTGGTGCTGGGGGCGGGCGCGGTCGGCTGGCTCTGGAGCCTGGCTGGGTGA